The Leptospira montravelensis nucleotide sequence TGTACTCTCAGGGAACAAAATAGGAAATACAAAAAAGCGACTTTGGTAAGGACGTTCCGACATCGGAACTGAATATCCCGATTTTATCTTTTTCATTTCTTTGGAACTTTGAAAATAAAAATCCAAAGTTTTTAACCTTGGATATGAAATGACGAATGTTACTTCTTTGGCTGATAGGTCCTTATTTTCTAATTGGATTCGTAACCAATACGTAGATTTTGAATAGGAAAAGTTAAAAGCTTCGTTTGAGGAGGGAACTTTTATAAATTGATTTTCCAAGTTTTTTGTAAGAATCGAATCAAAATCCAAACGGTTGGAAGGATCTTCAAAAACTAATATCGATTTTGCGAGATAGATTGGCGATTGATCTATATTTTGAATGTTGATTCTTTCAACTATGGACTCTTCTGCATAAATTTCGGAATATCCAAAAAATAAAATAAGTCCAACTAGAAAAGGAATAGATCCAATATTTTTCCCACTCATCGAATTTCAATTTTCCGCATTCAATAAATCAATTACAAACATTTGATTTTGATCGGAGAAAATACAATGTCCATCAAAACTCACCGACAATCCTTTTGGCCCAGGAAGTATTTTTTGTGTGATGATTTCTCCCTTTGGGGATAACAATAAAAGTTCTGTTTGGTCTTTATCAATATAAGCATCATGAAAGGAAAGAAGAACTACCCCGTGTTTTCCATCGAAAGTAAAAACAGATAATACTTCTGATTGGATTGGCTTTTCTAATAATACATTTCCCCAAAAATCGATCATATAGATACCAGAAAAATCATTTGTGATAATGATTCTATCTTCGGTTGTAATGACAGGCGTTTTTGTAACTCCAAAAGAATGAGGTCCAAGTGTATCGGTGGTTGTGAAGGGGAAAGACTTTATGATTTCCAAGTTGGAATTTAAAAGTAAGGATCCATCCAAAGAAAAGGATAAATAAATTCCTCCTGGAAATTCGACAGGTAATGAAGATAACTCCCTAACCAAAGAAATACCAAATTCGGTTGTATTTTTGAATGTTTTTTTCTCACCAGTATTTGCCGATTCCACGATGGCATAATAATAGTAAAATTGAAACTGTGAATCGATGAAAACGGGGTGGTAAGGGGAAAGGTATTGAAAGATAATTTCACCAGAAACATTGATTCCCAGAATTCCTTTTAAAGTATGAAAAAGGATATTTCCCGATTCTGTTTGGAATGCCCTTCCTGAAAAAAATTCACCTGTTGGCATTTTTATCGTTTGGGTCAATTTTCCTGAATTTAAATCATAAACTTGAATCTGAGATTGGTGTGGAAGGTATAATTTATTTTCTATTATCGTAAAACAAAAATTATGCGAAATTCTATTTTCGGAAATATCACGTTCCTCTGTAGAAAGAATTTCATAACATTTAAAAGCAAGTTGGATGGATACAATCTGATTCCCAAATAAGTCATAAATACAAAGTGTATCTGGTCTATTTAGTTTTGAATAATATTCGGAACCTTTTTGGAAACCTTGGTAGGAACAAAGGTATCCAGATTGGTAAAAAAGAGTCGGTATCGAAAGACCTTCCAGAAAGGGTCTACGAATCGAAATTTTCCAAAGGATTTTTTGATTGGTTAAGTCGTATGACTGCAAAAAGTAATTATCTTTTTTTGAAGTAATAAAAACAAATTGGTCCTTAGTTATAAATTCTGAAACAAGTATAAATTCTTCCTCCTCCAATATAAAAAGTAAATTGGCCTCCGTTGGAAATCCTTGGTTTTGAATAATTTGAAATTCTTCGGGATAATCTTTTTGAAACCATTGGAGAAGCCACCTCTTCACGTTAGTTGGTAAATTAGGATTTCTCTGGTAGTAGAATGTTTTTAGTTCTTCTGAATTCGAGTCTTTTAGAATCTCGAGGACTTCTTCAAAAAAGTGGTAAGGGTATGCTGATTCCAGATTGGAAAGGATTCCTGAAATTGATGGATTCCGAATCAAATCAGAACGGTGATCATCAATTCGTTCGGCCGTCTGTTCATAAAACTCGGGATAGGTGGATCTTGGATCACCTGTCCCACGTGTTCGGATCCACCAAATGCTGAGACAGTCTTTACATTCATATATTTCAGAAAACGGATTTAGCGAATTTCCCACAATGTCATCCGTAGGAAATGTATGGGTTTGCCTTTCGTCCTGGACAGGTTCTAATCGGGAAAAACGGGAAGATCCTTTCTGGCAAAATAAACAAGACATATCGTTTCAGGGAGTTCAGATTTATCTAGGAGAACTACTCAAGTCAAGTCCGATTCTATTTGATCTAAATCAATCGAACCAATGACTAAGTTCTTGGCATTTTTTTCGAAAGATGGATTTTAAGATTATTCCATGTCAATGAAATCAAAGACATACGAATCTCTTTTGGCTGATATAAAACGTTTGGAAAAAGAAAATCAAACGCTAAAAGAAACATATTTAGATATTGCCAATAAACAATCGGATCTGATTCATACTCTCCAATTCACGCAGTTTTCTATTGATACCATTTCCGAAGCGATCGTTTGGTTAGATGAAGATGGAAACTATGTTTTTGTAAATGAAGCCGCTTGCACAAATTATGGATATACAAAGGAAGAATTACTTTCCATGCAAATGTTCCAAGTAGATCCGCTATTTAGTTCGGAACGTTGGAATATCCACTGGCAAGAAATTTTAGATCGTAAAACTTTTACTATCGAAACTATTAATAAAAGAAAAGATGGAACTCCAGTCCCAATTGAAGTAACTGTAAACTTAGTGGAATACGAAGGGAAACAGTATAATTGCGCCATCATAAGAGACATCACTGAACGAAAACTATCAGAAGAAAATCTTAAACAATCGGCTATCCGTTTAGCAGAACTCAACGAATCAAAAGATAAATTCTTTTCGATTATAGCTCACGATTTACGCGGACCTTTAGGAAATCAAAGGGAGTTTACCAAAATTTTAAGTGATAAAGTTCTTCAGTTTTCTGAAGCGGAAAGGACTACTTATTTAAAGATGTTGGTAGAATCTTCGGACTT carries:
- a CDS encoding PAS domain-containing sensor histidine kinase, with the protein product MSMKSKTYESLLADIKRLEKENQTLKETYLDIANKQSDLIHTLQFTQFSIDTISEAIVWLDEDGNYVFVNEAACTNYGYTKEELLSMQMFQVDPLFSSERWNIHWQEILDRKTFTIETINKRKDGTPVPIEVTVNLVEYEGKQYNCAIIRDITERKLSEENLKQSAIRLAELNESKDKFFSIIAHDLRGPLGNQREFTKILSDKVLQFSEAERTTYLKMLVESSDLVYSLLENLLDWARSQSGNIVYQPTSIQLFDLIQRVVGLLNLSANKKHVTISNQVPKDKKIFGDLYMIETVLRNLISNAIKYSNVNSEVTVGVLEFDSNELTNEKLKYDVLNTTSPTNSTIFFIKDTGIGMEKEQIENLFRLDKKFSTKGTAEESGTGLGLILCKEFIDKHKGNIWVESEPGIGSTFYFNLG